Part of the Brassica napus cultivar Da-Ae chromosome A10 unlocalized genomic scaffold, Da-Ae chrA10_Random_1, whole genome shotgun sequence genome, tttttttttttttggtaaaagagcACTCATCACTTTGTTTATGAATCTTAAAACAATAACATATACATCATGGATCCATAATCTCCCTTTCATTACCTACTACTATATTCATCCACCAAAATATTTTGATCCAGTTTATCTCAGTTGCCTAAGCTTTTATTGGTGGGTGATAGATGAATACTActagtttgatccaaaaaaaaaagatgaatacTACTAGTATTTACTACTGACCACTGTATAAAGAGGAAAATGAACCATCATCGAAATAGTTACATGTTAACTAGCGAAAATTTAACTTGTATGAATCTAATAATAACATTCCAAAAAGTATTGAAgcaaaaaatcaaattcatcAAAAATAATCAGGTTCAATAACCACTCCAACTTGGTTTTCAAAACACTGCGGAACAGGCCTCGATGTCGATACTCTTCGGGCCGACACTAAACGCAGCCGTATTTAACAGAAACTTCACTGTGAAATGTGAATCTCCACCAACCTCCGTAGGACCCACTACTACTAATCCCTCATATACGTAGACACCAACTCCCCTTCACGTTTTAATCCTCTATTTAATCGCTTTAATATACTTTTATAAATACGTTTTAATTAAATGATTGGACTTTACTGCTGTAAAAATGATTTAGCTTTactaatgaaaatatttaataccaTTACCGGTATTTTACAAATTTGTAATTACGATATTCCTGTCAATTCGTTAAGATATCATCTAAAAATTCGTTCTTAAAAAATAATCCAAGTATCCATGTATAAACTGTTAACATTTTAAATGCTTAAggctaaaaaataaaaatacataccTAGCTAAAAATACATTGAAGAACAAATAAAATTGCTCATAGTTCCGTCCATACATGTTCCTTTTTTGTCTAGTTTTACTTTTACAATctaaaagtaattaattttcttaattatggtaagaaaattagaaaatgatCTCAGAAAATCAGAACACATAAATAGCcgtaaaagaaagaaagaaaatgagagaaaaaTAAATGTTGAAATATATGATTATTGCTTAAAATATCCACCACCAGATCTACACATCACACAGAGCCCAACGATTGTATCTATAAATAACTCACAGAGCCACTCTCCTTCCTCGCTCTCTCTTCATCGTAGCCAAACCTCTTTCTCCGATTCTTCCTCCGTGAGGTACGTCTCCGAGATTTTATGGCTTCCCCACGTCTCCTTATTTAGCTCCCTTCCCCTTCCCCTTCTCTTCGTTTTTCGTCTCCACGTTTATTGTTTATTACTTATCgagtgtgattttttaaattcaaatatattagcTCATTCCTCCCCATCCGTTTGTTCGTATCGCGTGTTTATCACTGAGATCTAAACGGTGAGAGAGCTCATCATTTGCAgatctgagtttttttttttggtgtcgGTCGATCTGTAGATCTGGATCTCATTTGCGATCTATATTCATCGTTCGAAAATGGTCATTGTTCTAAGCTCGTTTGAGTTAGATCCGCTTTGAATCATCAAATGTCGCATGTGATTTTGATCTAAAAGTTTTTTCGATTCTACTTTGAAGTGGACTCATTCAATCATTAATACGACAAAAGCTGCTATAGCTCTACTTttcgattttattttatttaatttgttaaCACGTGAACTGTAGTTGCAGCTTTCTTGGAGTATgaaacttattattattattatattaacaaAGTTATGAAAGAGAGAATGTATTTTACTATTTGATACTGATCTTGATTTGGTTTGTGTTTGATGCAGTTAAAAGAAATCAAAATGGCGTCACACATTGTTGGATACCCACGTATGGGCCCTAAGAGAGAGCTCAGTTCGCATTGGAATCATTCTGGGATGGAAAGAGCACTGCTGAGGATCTTCAGAAGGTGTCCGCTGATCTCAGGGCTAACATCTGGAAGCAGATGTCTGAGGCTGGGACCAATAACATCCCCAGCAACACCTTTGCTCACTACGACCAGGTTCCGACACCACCGCCATGCTCGGTGCTGTTCCTCCCAGATACGGTTACACCAGTGGTGAGATCGGTTTGGatggttacttctccatggctaGAGGTAACGCCTCTGTTCCCGCCATGCCATGAACAATGGTTTGGCACACACCGTCAGTAACTCACATaacaaaaacacacacacaagacgttgtttttttttcagtggaaaaaacatgtttaattggGCGTTACCTCTAGCCATGGAGAATAAAACATCCAACCGATCTCACCACTGGTGTAACCGTATCTGGGAGGAACAGCACCGAGCATGGCGGTTTTGTCGAGAACCTGGTCGTAGTGAGCAAAGGTGTTGCTGGGGATGTACTTGGTCCCAGCCTCAGACATCTGCTTCCATGTTACCCTGAGATCAGCGGACACCTTCTGAAGATCCTCAGCAGTGCTCTTTCCATCCCAGAATGATTCCAATGCGAACTTGAGCTCTCTCTTAGGGCCCATACGTGGGTATCCAACAATGTGTGACGCCATTTTGATTTCTTTTAACTGCATCAAACACAAACCAAATCAAGATCAGTATCAAATAGTAAAATACATTCTCTCTTTCATAACTttgttaatataataataataataagtttcATACTCCAAGAAAGCTGCAACTACAGTTCACGTGttaacaaattaaataaaataaaatcgaaAAGTAGAGCTATAGCAGCTTTTGTCGTATTAATGATTGAATGAGTCCACTTCAAAGTAGAATCGAAAACTTTTAGATCAAAATCACATGCGACATTTGATGATTCAAAGCGGATCTAACTCAAACGAGCTTAGAACAATGACCATTTTCGAACGATGAATATAGATCGCAAATGAGATCCAGATCTACAGATCGACcgacaccaaaaaaaaaaactcagatcTGCAAATGATGAGCTCTCTCACCGTTTAGATCTCAGTGATAAACACGCGATACGAACAAACGGATCGGGGAGGAATGAgctaatatatttgaatttaaaaaatcacactcGATAAGTAATAAACAATAAACGTGGAGacgaaaacgaaatgagaagGGGAAGGGAGCTAAATAAGGGAGACGTGGGGAAGCCATAAAATCTCGGAGACGTACCTCACGGAGGAAGAATCGGAGAAAGAGGTTTGGCTACGATGAAGAGAGAGCGAGGAAGGAGAGTGGCTCTGTGAGTTTATTTATAGATACAATCGTTGGGCTCTGTGTGATGTGTAGATCTGGTGGTGGATATTTTAAGCAATAATCATATATttcaacattttattttttctctcattttctttctttcttttacgGCTATTATGTGTTCTGATTTCTGAGatcattttctaattttcttaccataattaagaaaattaattacttttagATTGTAAAAGTAAAACTAGACCAAAAAAGGAACATGTATGGACGGAACTATGAGCAATTTTATTTGTTCTTCAATGTATTTTTAGCTaggtatgtattttttattttttagccTTAAGCATTTAAAATGTTAACAGTTTATACATGGATACTTGGATTATTTTTTAAGAACGAATTTTTAGATGATATCTTAACGAATTGACAGGAATATCGTAATTACAAATTTGTAAATACCGGTAAtggtattaaatattttcattagtAAAGCTAAATCATTTTTACAGCAGTAAAGTCCAATCATTTAATTAAAACGTATTTATAAAAGTATATTAAAGCGATTAAATAGAGGATTAAAACGTGAAGTGGAGTTGGTGTCTACGTATATGAGGGATTAGTAGTAGTGGGTCCTACGGAGGTTGGTGGAGATTCACATTTCACAGTGAAGTTTCTGTTAAATACGGCTGCGTTTAGTGTCGGCCCGAAGAGTATCGACATCGAGGCCTGTTCCGCAGTGTTTTGAAAACCAAGTTGGAGTGGTTATTGAACCTGATTATTTTTgatgaatttgattttttgcTTCAATACTTTTTGGAATGTTATTATTAGATTCATACAAGTTAAATTTTCGCTAGTTAACATGTAACTATTTCGATGATGGTTCATTTTCCTCTTTATACAGTGGTCAGTAAATACTAGTAgtattcatctttttttttttggatcaaactagTAGTATTCATCTATCACCCACCAATAAAAGCTTAGGCAACTGAGATAAACTGGATCAAAATATTTTGGTGGATGAATATAGTAGTAGGTAATGAAAGGGAGATTATGGATCCATGATGTATATGTTATTGTTTTAAGATTCATAAACAAAGTGATGAGTgctcttttaccaaaaaaaaaaaaaaaaaaaaaaaaaagtgatgagTGGTCTTCATCTTGTTGTTTGCTTTGATAATTCGGCCACCAAACATTGATTCTATTAACGTCATCGCTTCCCTTGATTACATGGTAATTATCCTTCTCGTCTTATTTTACTGAATTTTTGGGTGTATTTTGAATATTAGTGATATTCACAAGACTCAACAGTCCATATCACATACTGCTAATAGATTACGAATATAATATTTATGCACAGTGAGATAAGTATGTTATATCTTATACCAGTCGTTAATCCTCAGTTTTATTACGCAACTCAAAGTCTAACCTATAGAATAGCACATACACTAGttgattattaattataaagCTCTTTTGCGTGACTTGTAAGATTATTCTAAGTTCAACAACTAGTTTGGAACTGTGTAGGTCTATTTTAAGAGATGACGTTGTTGCAAACTCAGAAAACAGTCAACAAAGTGCTGCTTTTCCTTACGGACGCCAACAAAATGCTTATTAAAGACTGTTTGACACAATATGGATACTAAATTATAGGCTAACTATATAGTTTGTATTAGTTTTATTACTAGCAATTGTCAATCGCACGGCATAAGTTTAACAGCAGTTACATGTGACTTTACAAGAAGATTTGCATATGCATCCTTAAAGTTGTTTTGTCGGTGGATTTAGATCTACCATCATAATAACAGCAAAAGTTGTACGAGCATTTAATGAAaattctccttttcttttttcattttcattttattgttCTGCAACCTAAACAAGTAATACCATAATCAAGCTCAaacgaaaaaaaagaagaagaagatctgtAATATACTTTATGAAATTATTGAACTAATTCGTATGCGAATTGTGAAAATTATACGACTTATGATATATGGTGTACGCATCcctttttttttgccatcttGAGTTTGGTAGATCGTTTAGTAAACGAATCACAAGATCCAAAACATCCTTATTGCTGGCTTATTAAACTTTGTGATTAAACTATGATAAAGGAATGCTTTTAGGCATGTGACATATTACATGATTACATATGCATTATGATTTGAATTGAAATatgataattaaataatttataaatcttttgtaATGTATGCATGCTAATTTAAAGAACACAAAGACTAAGAAATTATTCATCTAATCTCAATCACAAGGCTCCATGTTAAAAGTGAgtaaaacatgaaaatgaaagccAACCACTTTTTAGGTAGAGTCCATTCTTATAGATTACACAATGCTAACCCTATAGCTAGAGTTGTGAACTGAATCAACACCAAACCCGATAAAATCTCAACCACATCCCTATAACATCCCAAAAGGATGAAAAGAACAACGATGTAGAGCAACTCTACCTTTTAGACAATGTTCAAAGAAGAATCCAAACATCAATACATTTATAATTTCTCAGTTTCAATACAAAACATTATAGAATGAAaacgagaaaatatttaaagtcaCAAACCAAAAACCCTGAAAAAACCTCAGAATAGTATCAAGAaatacaaatcaataaatatggAAGCTGAAACACAAGAAAAGGAAACACACATACACTGATACACACACAAACCGGGAAAAGGAGAAAACTCAGTACAAAAAAATGAATAGCGGCTTCTTCCTGCCCCTTTTAAAACAGAGCAAACCCAGAAGTGCCTAACAATTACAGTGTAACAAACATATATACTAGGAGTTGAGATGCATTACCCTtcgattttgtttttcaatctGAGTCACTCGAACTAGAGCTTGAGCTCGAGCTTGAAGAATCGGACTtacccttctccttctccttctccttctccttctcctctgTCTTTACTTCTGAAATGCTTTCCTCCGAATCTCCCGGAGTTTCTTTGGACTCAGGACTCCGTACAATCCCATCAATGTTGCTTGAGGTCTCAGCTTTTGCTTCCTTAGTCACTACTTCATCGCTTAGTGTTACATTTCTAGACTCTATGCTTTCTGTAGGAATCACCACTCTTTCAGAGATTACTTCCGTTGACATCTCCTCTTTTGGTTCTGAAGGTTTTGGAATTTCCTCCAGTGATTGAGTTTCCTTAGACGATACATCAGATGTTGCTATCTCTTTCGGTttagtttcatcttcttctttctcaggTATGTTGTTCAGATGAACATTTGTCTCATCAAGAGATCTTTCTTCAATTAAAGACCCTGATGGTTCCATTTCAACTCCGCACTTGGTTTCTCCAGACCCACCATTTGATTCTGGTGACATTGGTTGCTTGCCCATGCTCTCTACAACAGCCTCATTCATAGCAGTATCTAGATCATCTTTCGACGTAGCTTCCACCACTGTTAAATCCGACTTGGTCTCTGATGAGTTTTCAGAATTTTCTTGAGCCAACTGGTCCTGAACGGTGCTTGGAAGAATAACATCTTCAACCTCGGGTCCTTCATGAATCTGCTGGCAAGCAGATTCTATGTCTTCAACAGATCTCACTTCCAGAACGGGTAGAGCTTCCGTAAGTTCTTTGGCAGTGTCTGACCCTACTGAAGATGGCCCAGGTTCAGAATCTGTCACAACTTCCTTAACACCGAAGTCTCCAATAGTGTCAAGTTCAGACAACAATCCTTCATCAATCTCTTTTATCTCGTCTGCCTCTTCAGTGATAACTTCAGGAGGACTTTGAGATATTTCATGTAAATCCGTAAGCTGATCTGATTGCTCGACCACATGGTCAAGCCCCTCATTAACAGACTCTTGGAAGAACTCCGCCTTTGAGCCTTCACCAACCATAGGTGTTTCGTACTCAGGAGACTCCGCTGGAGATGAGGACGTGTCAGATGTCAAACAAGATAGCTCGGTTGTATCCTCAGGAGCTTCGTGATACTCGTGGAAAGTGATTTTACGGGAAAAGACCACACTCAGAGGAGCTGCACGAGCTGGTTCCTGCAACAACGTAGCACAGCGGTTAGACTCCTGCTTAACAAATtgcagaaagaagaaagaaattcaAACATTTTAGAGGTATTATCCTGATGTTATATCCAATTCCAGGTAAGAATACCATTGTCAAATACGACATGGGAATAATAAATACGTTAAGTATGAGACTGCGCCGAGCATATGTTTTTCTCACATGTATCAACGCACCATCAAGTAATTAATATCTTATAATccctttatttattttgtaggtTATGATGTTAAGTATATCACATAGACTATCTTAAGCTAAGAGGAGAGCAGTAGAAGATCGTATTACTAAACGTATCAGATAAATGTTGTAATGATGACCATCTACGGGAGAACATAAGTTTCATGACTTACTTGATCTTCACCAGGTTCAAGGGATGATTGTTCTACCACAGATTTATCTGACCAGGTCGGTTCTCTACCTGATTCAGATGGAGTCGTTTCTTCGGATCCCACATTTTGAGCACTGGTATTCACAGAGTCTACTTCAATAACCATAGTTTGGTTGGAGTGTGTTTCTTCCTTGGCATCAGAAACTGATGACTGAACTGGATCTTGTTCCGCCTTCGGAGCATCTTCGTCATTAAATGAATGCGTCTCAACATACTCAACTGCTCCAGAAGACAAAGTGGCGTAGCTGTCTATTGGGATGTCTGCATTGGATGTTTGAGGAGTGGCTTCATCTTTTTGTTTATCCTCTTCCTCCTGCATTATGACTTCAGCTACTGAAGTTTCAGCTATGTCATGTACCACATCAGGTGATTCTTCCAGTGTTGTCACATGCTCCGTCGTGTCACCATATCCCAAAGGTGAACTTGTAGGCTCAACTGGGAGATGTTGTTCAACTATCCCTGTAGATACTGCTTCCTCTTCTGTAGAAGAAACCAAGTCAACCAAAGATTCACTAATTTCTAGCGCTCTGGTATCTACAGCCTCTTTCACTTCTTCATGAATCTCTTCCAGGTCTTCTTGACTAGAAACAGACAAACGGTCATCCTCCTGGTGATCAATATTCTCGTTCTTATCCAAAGGTAGAGAGGAATCAAGTAAGGCTTCCTCAAATTCAGACACGGAAATTGAGTTCTTTTGACCGTCAATTCCAACCTCCGAAATGAGAAAGCTTGCCTCTACTGTAACATGCGTGATACTCTCTCCCACTTCCCTTGTACTTGTTTCAATCTCATCAGGACCTATGCTTTCAGAATAAACTTCCCGTTCATTATCTGTATTTTCTTGTACTTCTTCGTCACTCTTTCCAGGTAGATCAGGTTTGTGATCAGATGAtacggaagaaaatgatgggaATCTACTGGCTGAGGGAGGACTCGAATCGTAAACAGGTGTTTCGTGGTGGTCACCCACCAACCCACAAAGATCATGAATTGCTGGCTCCTCCAGGGAGGGGAGTGGAGCAATGAAAGCAGGCGATTCATCACGGTGATAATCATTCTCCATCTCTCTTGCAACGTGAATATCTGATCCTCCAAAAGAAGTACCTGATGTCTCATGAAGATCAACTTCCCGCTCAGAAACCAACATTGCTTCATTCTCACTAATATGCGCTATCTCCTCTTCTATCTCTGATAAAGATGAATCACTATCACTGGAATCCTCTTGATCATGATTTGTCTTATCAGAAGTTTCTCCGTCCATCATGTTTGATTGCTCATGGTGTGTTTCTGCACTTCCCAGTATTATCTCAGGCACATCATGATGAAGAATTTTGCTATCAGCTTGTTCATCAATATCGGAATCTTCTGACGAATGACCTTTTTCTTCATCATGGCCAGAAGCTGAATGGCTTTTTTCTTCATCATGGTCAGAAGCCATATCCGTTTCTTGATCAGCATCATGTTCATCCACCTTCTTTTCGTCATCCTCCATGATTGTGCAGACAGATTCAGTATCAGGCACAGAACTGACTTTTGATTCACTAACTTCACTGAGCTGCCTTTCAAACGGATAATAGCTTGCTCTCTCGTGTGCTAATCTTTCCAGCACGAAGAAAGGTCGTAGCCTATCATGTCTGGGACCTCCGAGCATCGATGGACCTACACTGAAACTCTCATGTCTTCTGAACACTGGCTCCTTAGGTTGTGGAGAAGAGAACTCTTCCTCGAAACCATCACCCTTGAGGTCTGGCTTCTCTTCATTTGGCTCGTACGGAAGATCAAACGGGTTTCTTCTCCTCGCGAACATAATG contains:
- the LOC125594576 gene encoding titin-like — encoded protein: MISDRSEFRVHIRRVFVIMIRTSYRWICSHPYLLGFVGVVYLLYRACPLLFSPLVAASPVLVCTFVLLGTILSFGESNIIPEIETEPEATVHEAALFTAEASRDPSVVERRDESFTVERFVSTEKDGNDQLSEVEDDARPFDYSPLVDEIKRDAQVRFEDRAFDLDLEKRGDGEEEKLIGNDDGKRVSHGGSLDDMMEDDSKEDQVDVSPVSPWRPMRHEEGDDDSLDSSSDGAESSSPDPSMTDIIPMLDELHPLLHSENQGLGIADLDGSDATSEEPDMSSSDSDEGMESDVNSESHGEEDDNKKEEEEEEKKEDEIKSPIKWTEADQKNVMDLGSLELERNQRLESLIARRRARNNMRMVAERNLIDFDCADVPFNMPPISTARQNPFDLSYDDMGLPPIPGSAPSIMFARRRNPFDLPYEPNEEKPDLKGDGFEEEFSSPQPKEPVFRRHESFSVGPSMLGGPRHDRLRPFFVLERLAHERASYYPFERQLSEVSESKVSSVPDTESVCTIMEDDEKKVDEHDADQETDMASDHDEEKSHSASGHDEEKGHSSEDSDIDEQADSKILHHDVPEIILGSAETHHEQSNMMDGETSDKTNHDQEDSSDSDSSLSEIEEEIAHISENEAMLVSEREVDLHETSGTSFGGSDIHVAREMENDYHRDESPAFIAPLPSLEEPAIHDLCGLVGDHHETPVYDSSPPSASRFPSFSSVSSDHKPDLPGKSDEEVQENTDNEREVYSESIGPDEIETSTREVGESITHVTVEASFLISEVGIDGQKNSISVSEFEEALLDSSLPLDKNENIDHQEDDRLSVSSQEDLEEIHEEVKEAVDTRALEISESLVDLVSSTEEEAVSTGIVEQHLPVEPTSSPLGYGDTTEHVTTLEESPDVVHDIAETSVAEVIMQEEEDKQKDEATPQTSNADIPIDSYATLSSGAVEYVETHSFNDEDAPKAEQDPVQSSVSDAKEETHSNQTMVIEVDSVNTSAQNVGSEETTPSESGREPTWSDKSVVEQSSLEPGEDQEPARAAPLSVVFSRKITFHEYHEAPEDTTELSCLTSDTSSSPAESPEYETPMVGEGSKAEFFQESVNEGLDHVVEQSDQLTDLHEISQSPPEVITEEADEIKEIDEGLLSELDTIGDFGVKEVVTDSEPGPSSVGSDTAKELTEALPVLEVRSVEDIESACQQIHEGPEVEDVILPSTVQDQLAQENSENSSETKSDLTVVEATSKDDLDTAMNEAVVESMGKQPMSPESNGGSGETKCGVEMEPSGSLIEERSLDETNVHLNNIPEKEEDETKPKEIATSDVSSKETQSLEEIPKPSEPKEEMSTEVISERVVIPTESIESRNVTLSDEVVTKEAKAETSSNIDGIVRSPESKETPGDSEESISEVKTEEKEKEKEKEKGKSDSSSSSSSSSSSDSD